A region from the Alnus glutinosa chromosome 5, dhAlnGlut1.1, whole genome shotgun sequence genome encodes:
- the LOC133868633 gene encoding cytochrome P450 71D8-like translates to MMIMVLQYSWALTSFLFFLSLVWLLKLSKRSKGQKLPPGPWKLPLIGNLHNFVGSSLVHRALRELASKHGPLMHLQMGQVSTLVVSSPKMASKFMKTHDLAFASRPLFLAPKIMTYGGSDIGFSPYCDYWRQMRKVCVLELLSAKRVQSFSSLRVEEVDNLIESIHSSSGSPINFSEHISTLTTTIFCRAAFGSKYKHQDTFLSLTKETVSLASGFELADLFPSQKVVHMFSGTKAKLEKIHMKMDKILEDIIHEHKENKKSASAEQEDLVDVLLGLQKSGTLEYPITTNNIKGVILDIFTGGADTSSTTIAWGMSEIMRNPRVLEKVQAEIRQACKGKKKIDEKDIQNLSYLKSIIKETLRLHPPAALLMPRECREACEVDGYKIPIKTQLIINAWAIGRDPVFWHDAESFIPERFDSSSIDYKGANFEYIPFGAGRRMCPGILFGVANVELPLAQLLYQFDWKLPGNMKPEDLDMIENFGGVVARKNKLHLIPTSFSPSRAL, encoded by the exons ATGATGATCATGGTGCTCCAATATTCCTGGGCTCTCACCAGTTtcctttttttcctctctttggtTTGGCTGTTAAAGCTATCTAAAAGATCCAAAGGTCAGAAATTACCTCCGGGGCCATGGAAGTTACCTCTTATAGGAAACTTGCACAACTTTGTAGGATCATCACTAGTACACCGTGCTCTCAGAGAACTAGCCAGCAAACATGGACCCCTCATGCACCTTCAAATGGGTCAAGTTTCTACACTTGTGGTATCATCCCCCAAGATGGCCAGCAAGTTCATGAAGACGCATGACCTTGCATTTGCGTCGAGGCCACTATTTCTAGCCCCTAAAATTATGACCTACGGTGGCTCAGACATTGGCTTTTCTCCATATTGTGATTACTGGAGGCAAATGAGAAAAGTCTGTGTGTTGGAACTCCTAAGTGCCAAGAGAGTCCaatccttctcttctcttcgaGTTGAAGAAGTTGATAATCTCATTGAGTCCATCCACTCATCTTCAGGATCTCCAATCAATTTTAGTGAGCATATTTCCACCTTAACCACTACTATTTTTTGTAGAGCGGCATTTGGTAGCAAATACAAACACCAAGATACATTTCTATCATTGACCAAGGAAACAGTCTCCTTGGCAAGTGGGTTTGAGTTGGCTGATTTGTTCCCTTCACAGAAAGTTGTTCATATGTTTAGCGGGACGAAAGCTAAGCTAGAGAAGATTCATATGAAGATGGACAAGATCCTGGAGGACATCATTCATGAGCACAAGGAGAACAAGAAGAGTGCATCAGCAGAGCAGGAAGATCTTGTTGACGTCCTTTTAGGCCTTCAGAAAAGTGGTACACTTGAGTACCCAATCACAACCAACAACATCAAGGGCGTCATTTTG gACATATTTACTGGAGGAGCAGACACTTCGTCAACCACAATAGCATGGGGTATGTCAGAAATAATGAGAAACCCTAGAGTGCTCGAGAAGGTACAAGCTGAGATAAGACAAGCCtgcaaaggaaagaaaaaaatcgaTGAAAAAGACATTCAGAATCTAAGTTACTTGAAGTCAATAATAAAAGAAACTCTAAGGTTACACCCTCCTGCTGCTTTGTTAATGCCAAGAGAATGTAGAGAAGCATGCGAAGTTGATGGATATAAGATACCCATCAAAACCCAACTCATCATAAATGCATGGGCCATTGGAAGAGATCCAGTATTTTGGCATGATGCAGAGAGTTTTATACCAGAGAGGTTTGATAGTAGTTCAATTGATTATAAAGGGGCTAACTTTGAATATATCCCTTTTGGGGCAGGAAGGAGGATGTGCCCGGGAATTTTATTTGGTGTAGCCAATGTGGAACTTCCTCTTGCTCAACTACTATACCAATTTGATTGGAAACTCCCGGGCAATATGAAACCAGAGGATCTAGACATGATTGAAAACTTTGGTGGTGTTGTCGCAAGGAAAAACAAATTGCATTTGATTCCTACTTCTTTTAGCCCTTCACGTGCCCTTTGA
- the LOC133868166 gene encoding cytochrome P450 71D8-like yields the protein MGSDQFHTVIYIYIYISGGFELPDLFPSQKIVHVISGMKAKLEKIHRKIDKILENIIHEHRENQMSTSAEQEDFVDVLLGLQQCGKLEFPITTNNIKAIILDVFSAGSDTSSVTTEWAMSEMMKNPRVLEKGQAEVREALKEKKKIHEKDLRNVSYLKSVINETLRFHPPAPLLLPRECREPCEINGYEIPVKTKVVINAWAIGRDPAYWHDAESFIPKRFASSSIDFKGTYFEYIPFGAGRRMCPGVSFGLAHIELPLAQLLYQFDWELPGKMKPKDLDMIEAFGSVVERKNNLHLIPTSFSPSLSL from the exons GTTTCACAccgtgatatatatatatatatatatatcaggagGCTTTGAGTTGCCGGATTTGTTCCCTTCACAAAAAATTGTTCATGTAATTAGTGGGATGAAAGCTAAGCTAGAGAAGATTCATAGGAAGATTGACAAGATCCTGGAGAACATCATCCATGAGCACAGGGAGAACCAGATGAGTACATCAGCAGAGCAGGAAGATTTTGTTGACGTCCTTTTAGGCCTTCAGCAATGTGGTAAACTTGAGTTCCCAATCACAACCAACAACATCAAGGCCATCATTCTG GATGTATTTTCTGCTGGAAGTGATACTTCATCTGTCACAACTGAGTGGGCTATGTCAGAAATGATGAAAAACCCTAGAGTGCTGGAGAAGGGACAAGCAGAGGTAAGAGAAGCcttaaaagagaagaaaaaaatccatGAGAAAGACCTTCGGAATGTAAGTTACTTAAAGTCAGTGATCAACGAAACTCTAAGGTTTCACCCTCCTGCTCCTTTGTTACTCCCAAGAGAATGTAGAGAGCCATGCGAAATTAATGGATATGAGATACCCGTCAAAACCAAAGTCGTCATAAATGCATGGGCCATTGGAAGAGATCCTGCATATTGGCACGATGCAGAAAGTTTTATACCAAAGAGGTTTGCGAGTagttcaattgattttaaaggaACTTACTTTGAATATATCCCTTTTGGGGCAGGAAGGAGGATGTGCCCAGGAGTATCATTTGGTTTAGCCCATATTGAACTTCCTCTTGCTCAACTATTATATCAATTTGATTGGGAACTCCCAGGCAAGATGAAACCAAAGGATCTGGACATGATTGAAGCCTTTGGTTCAGTTGTCGAAAGGAAAAATAACTTGCATTTGATCCCTACTTCTTTTAGTCCTTCACTTTCCCTTTGA